From the Vallicoccus soli genome, the window GACCGGGCGACCCGGCCCTCCTGGCGGGCCTCCTTGAGCTTCTTCGGTGTCGGCTTCTCGGTCTTCTCCCCGGCCACGCGTCACCCCCCGAGCCCGCCGACCGCCGCGTACGCCTCGTCGACGACGGAGTCGACGACGCCGGGCAGCAGCGGGAAGGTGAAGCCGATGACGACCAGGGTCAGCAGGATCTTGATGGGGAAGCCGAGCGAGAAGGCGTTGAGCGAGGGGCTCACGCGGGTCAGCAGGCCCAGGCCGACGTCGGCGACGAAGAGCACGCCGATGAGCGGCGCGGCGATCGCGAGCGCCGAGAGGAAGAACGTCCCGACCCCTCCGGTGAGGGTCGCGGCGAGCCGGTCGAGCGCGACCCCGCTGGTGACCGGGATGGACTCGTACGACTGCAGGAAGCCCTGGACGATGACGAGGTGGCCGCCGGTGGTGAAGAGCAGGACCACGGCGAGCAGCTGGTGCAGCCGGCCGAAGACCGAGCTCTGCGACATCGAGAGCGGGTCGTAGCCGAAGGCGACGGTGAAGCCGCCGAAGAGGTCGATGAGGTCGCCGGCGGCCTGGACCGCCGCGAAGAGCAGCTGGGTCGTGAAGCCCAGGGCCGCACCGGTGGCCACCTGCACGACGACCGCGCCGATGAACCCCGGCAGGGTGAGGTCCGGCACGACGCGGGCGAGGTCGTCGGCGACCGGGAGGGTCAGCGCGACCGCGAGCAGGCCCTTGGCCGAGCGGGGGACCATGCGCGTGTTGAAGGGCGGCGCGAGGAGCAGCCAGGCGGCGGCGCGCACCACCCCCAGCAGCAGGCCGACCAGCTCGACGGGGACCTGCGGCACCTCAGCCCCCCAGCAGCGACGGGACGCGCTCGAAGAGCTCGTGGGTGAAGCTCACGATCTCGTGGAGCATCCAGTTGCCGGTGACCAGCAGGGCGACGCCCACCCCGACCATCTTGGGCACGAAGGAGAGCGTCACCTCCTGGATCTGGGTGACCGACTGGAAGAGCGAGATGGCGAAGCCGATGCCCAGCGCGGTGAGCAGCACCGGGGCGGAGAGCTTGGCGCAGACCAGCATGGTCGCCAGCGCGATGTCGATGACGGCGGCGTCGGTCACCGGTAGCTCTCCAGGAGCGCGGTGACGATGAGGCCCCAGCCGTCGACGAGCACGAAGAGCAGCAGCTTGAACGGCAGGGAGATCATCACCGGCGGCAGCATCATCATGCCCATGCCCATGAGGGCCGAGCTCACGACGATGTCGATGACGAGGAAGGGGATGAAGATGACGAAGCCGATGATGAACGCGGACTTCAGCTCGCTGAGCACGAAGGCCGGGACCAGCGTCGTCAGCGGCACCGCGTCGGCGTTGGCGTAGCGCCCGCCGTTCTCGGCCTGGGAGATGAGGGCCAGCTCGTCGGGCCGGGTGTGGGCGAACATGAACTCCCGCAGCGGCGCCACGCCGGCGTCGAACGCAGGGCCCTGCTGGAGCGTGCCGTCGAGGAACGGCTGCACGCCGAGCTCGTTGACCTGGCTCAGCACCGGGGCCATGACGAAGAGGCTGAGGAACAGCGCCAGCCCGACGAGGACCTGCGTCGGCGGGGTGCTCTGCAGGCCCAGCGCGTTGCGGGTCATGCCCAGCACCACGACGATCTTCGTGAAGCTCGTGCACATGAGCAGCAGCGCCGGGGCCACCGAGAGCACGGTGACGGCGAGCAGCACCGTGATCGACGTGCTCGGCTGCCCGTTCGGCCCGAGGTCCTTGAGCGAGTCGAGCCCGAGGCCCGGCGCCGCCGGCGCGGCGGGCCCGGCGGGGGCCCCGGCGCCGGGCGCCTGGGGCGCGGCGAGCACGACGGCCGCGGGGTCCGCGGGCGCGGCGCTCGCGGCGGGTGCCGCGACGAGCAGGCCCAGGAGGGCGAGCAGGACGGCGGCGGCGTACCGCAGGAGGGGGGTGCGGTGGCGGCTCATGCCCGGCGGACCGTCCTCTCGCGCACGGCGTCCACGGCGGCCCGCCAGGTGGCGGGGCTGAGGACGGAGCCGGCCAGCGGACCGGCGGGGGCGCGGCCGGGCGCGGGGCCGGCGGGGGTGGTGCCGTCGAGGGCCGTACGGGCCGCCCCGCCCGCCGCGGAGGGGGCGGCGGGGGAGGCGGCGGTGACGGCCTCGAGGTCGGTGTCGGTGAGCAGGGACACGCCCTGCTCGGTCACGCCGAGGACGAGGGCGCGGTCGGCGACGCGCACGACGGTGACCGCCGCACCGCGCCCGACCTGCTGGCGGGCCAGCACCTCGACCGCGCCCCCGGCGCGCCCGGCGCCCCCGCGCGCCGCGAGGCGCGCGCAGAGCCAGAGCACGCCGAGCACGGCGGCGAGGGACAGGCCCACCTTGAGGACGAGCCCGACGGTGTCGATCATGCGGCGCCCCCCGCGGCGGCGTCGGCACCGGCGTGCGGGCCGACGATCTCCGTGATGCGGATGCCGAAGTCCTCGTCGACGACGACGACCTCGCCCCGGGCGATGAGCGTGCCGTTGACGAGCAGGTCGGCGGGGCTGCCGGCCGCCCGGTCGAGCTCGACGACGGCGCCCGGGGAGAGCGAGAGGAGCTCGCGCACCGTCATCCGGGTGCGCCCGAGCTCGACCGTCACCTCCATCTCGACGTCGCGGAGCAGCTCGAGCCCGTGGCGGCGGTCCGGCTCGCTGAGCGGGCGGGGGGCGGCCGGGGCGGCCGACTGCTGCTGCGGGATCGCCGCGGCGGCCGCCGCGGCGGCCATCTGCTCGTCGAAGGTCGGGACGACCGGCTCCGGCGCCGCGACCTCCGCGACGGCCAGCAGCGCCGTCGCGACCGTGCCGCCCTCGGCCGCGAGCAGCGGCACGACCTGCACGCCGGGGCGGTCGAGCAGGGTGTCGAGGGCGAGGTCGACGCTCAGCTCGTTGGCGGGGGCCGCGGCGGCGCCCAGCGCGGCGGCCGCCGCGTCGAGCGCGGGCTGCACGGCGGCGGCCACGTCGAGCTGACCCAGCGGGCTCTCGCGCAGCGCCTCGACGAGGTCGCCGGCGACGACCACCGCGACGTCGCCGGTGACGGCCGCGCCGGGCTCGCCGCCGACGGTCGCGAGGACCGCGGTGCCCGGGGCCGACGGCAGGGCCACCCCGATGGAGGCGGCCGGGCCCGGGGTGCCCGCGATGAGCTCGCTCGGGACCGGGAGCGCCGCGGCGAGGGCCGAGGCGGCGGCGACGATCTGGTCGCGCGAGGGGGCGGTCGGGGTGCTCATGCGCGGGACGCTCCTGCGGGCTGGGACGGGCGGCGGGCGGTCGTGCGGGGGGCGGGGCGGGGCGCGGCGGCGCCGCGCGCGGCGACCGCGGGCGGCGGGGCCACCGGCTGGTCGACCACGAGGCAGGCCAGGCGCTTGCCCTGCGCGCCGGGGACGGCGCTGGCGAAGGTGACGTCGGCGGCGGTGACGGCGAGCGGCGCGGCGACCGGGTGCGGCAGCGGCAGCACGTCGCCGACCTGCAGGGCCACGAGGGTCGACGGGGTGAGCCGCGCGGGCTCGAAGCGCACCGTGACCTCGACGGGGACCGACTCGAGCCGGTCCGCGAGGTGCCGGCCGGCGGCCTCGCGGGCGGCGCGCTCGCGGTCGCTCAGCACGCCGTGGCCGGTGGCGGCCTCCAGGTGCGGCATCAGGCTCGCGAAGGGCAGGCAGACGGTGGCGAGGCTGCCCTCGGCGCCGAGGTCGAGCTCGAAGGTCGCCACGATCACCATGTCGCTGGCCGAGGCGGCCTGGGCGAACTGGGGGTTGTACTCGAGCCCCTGCACCTGCGGGTCGAAGCGCACCAGGGCGTCGAAGGCGTACCGCAGCTCGAGCACCGTGCGGTCGATGAGCCCGCGCAGCAGGGCGGTCTCGATGTCGGACAGCGGGCGGTTCGGCTGGTCGCCGGTGCCCGGGCCGCCGAGGAGGTGGTCCACGCTCGTCATGGCCGTCGCGAGCGGCATCTCGAGGACGGCCTGCCCGTCGAGCGGCTCGATGGTGGCGAGGGCCATGACCGTGGGGTTCGAGAGCGTCTGGACGTACTCGGCGTACGTCACCTGCTCGATCGACACGTTGGTCACCTGGGTGACCACGCGCAGGGACGAGGTGAGCAAGGTCGACCACTGCCTGGCGAAGGTCTCGAAGGCGACCTGCAGGCTCCGCACGTGCTCGCGGGAGAGCTTCGTGGGGCGGCGGAAGTCGTACGGCTTGGGGCCGTCGCCCTTGGAGCGGCGGTGCCGCCCGCGGGGGGCCCCGGACCCCGCGGGGGTGGTCTCTGCTGTCACGGTCACTCGTTCGGCACAGCGGCGCCGGACCTTGAACGAGGTCCGGCGCCGCGGGGCCGTGCGGGTGCCGCCGACGGGGCGGCGGGGCGTCAGCGGGGACGTCGCCGGGACGTCACTGGATGACGAACTCGGTGAAGTAGATGTCCATGACGCCGTCGTGGTAGTCGTGCTTGATCTCCTCGAGGAGGTGCTCCTTGAGCTTCTCGCGCGACTCGGGGCTGCTGAGCTCGCCGACCGGGCGGTTGCTGAACTGCTCGATGAGCCGGTCGAGGGCCTGCGAGCCGTCGGGCGACGCGCCGTGCCCGCCGCCGCCGGCCTCCTCGGTGAACTGCAGCGCCAGGCCGACCTTGAGGTAGTGCCCGTCGGCGAGGTTCAGCGTGATCGGCTCGTTCACGAGCACGGCGCCGGGCACCGGCTCGGCCTCCTTCTCCTCCTCGCCGCCGCCCTTGAGGAGCAGGAAGTACGCGGCCGCCGCGACGACGACGACCACGAGCCCGACGACGATGAACAGCATCTTCTTGGACTTCTTCGGCGCCTCGGCGGCCTCGTCGGCGGCGGGGGCCTTGGTGGTGGTGGCCATGGGTCTCTCCTCTCGTGTGCCGCCGTCAGTGGGCGGAGGCGTGGGACTCGGTGGTGGCGCGGGGCTCGGTCGTGCCGTGGGGCTCGGTCGTGCCGTGGGACCCGCTCGTGCCGTGGTCGGCGGCGGGCGCGTGGACGTCGGCCTGCACCGGCGCCGCGCCCTCGGCGGGGGCGACGTCGGGCAGCAGCGCGGCGTCCTGCGGCGGCAGGGTGGACAGGACGACGACCTCGACGCGGCGGTTGAGGCGCAGGGCGCGCTCGCCCATCCCCTCCACGAGCGGCCGCTGCTCGCCGTAGCCCGCGGCCGAGAGCCGCCGGCCCGGCACGCCCTCGTCGTCGGTCAGCCGGCGCAGGACGCTGGCTGCGCGGGCCAGGCTCAGCTCCCAGTTGGTCGCGTACGGGTAGCCGCCGGTCGGCAGGGCGTTGGTGTGCCCCTCGACGAGGACGTCGTTGGGCAGTTCGCGCAGGACGGGCCCGATCGCGTGCACGACCTTGCGCCCGCCCTCCTGGAGCTCGGCCCGGCCGCTCGCGAAGAGCACCTCGTCGGTGACGAGCGTGACCACGAGGCCGCGCTCGTCGTACCGGAACCGCACCTGGTCCTCGAGGCCGTCCTTCGCCAGCGCCCGCTGGATGCGCTGCTTCGTGCCGTCGAGCGTCTTCACCTCGGCCTCGGCCGCCTGCCGGCGCCGGTCCTCCTCCTGCCGGTCCTTGAAGGCCACCGCGGCCTGGACCCGCGGGTCGTCCTGCGGCGCGGCGAGGCGCTGCGTCTCGAACGGGTCGGCCGCCGCGGTCTCGGACTCCGGCCCCCTCGGGCCGCCGTCGATGGTGACGATGGGGTTGCCGAAGCTCTGCTGGAGGCTGGCGGCCAGCGCCTTCATCTTCGACGTGTCGACGTTGCTGATGGCGAACATGACGATGAAGAGCGCCATGAGGACGGTGACGAGGTCGGCGTAGCTGACGAGCCAGCGCTCGTGGTTCTCGTGCTCCTCGTGCTCCTCGTGGTGCTTCCTGCGCCCGCCGCCGTGGCCGCCGCCGCTCATCAGGCGGCCTTGGCCTCGGCCGCGTCGGCGTCGGCCGGCGGCAGGAGGGCACGCAGCTTCTGGCCCACGACGCGCGGGTTGGAGCCCGCCTGGATGGCCAGGATCCCCTCGAGCGCGAGCTCCATCTGGGCCGCCTGGAGGTTGCTGAGCCGCTCCAGGCGCTTGGAGATGGGCAGCCAGATGACGTTGGCGGAGAGCACGCCCCACAGCGTCGCGAGGAGCGCGACGGCGATGGACGGGCCGAGCAGCTCCGGCTGGTCGAGCATGCCGAGGACGTGGGTGAGCGAGAGGACGGTGCCGACGATGCCGATCGTCGGGGCGTATCCGCCCATGTCGGTGAAGAGCTTGTAGCTGACCTTGTCCGCCGCCTTCTTGGCGCGGATGCGCGCCTCCATGATCTCGGCCAGCTCGTCGGGGTCGGTGCCGTCGATCGCGAGCTCGAGGCCGCGCTTGAGGAACGGGTCCTCCACGGACTTCGAGGCGTCCTCGAGGGCCAGCAGGCCCTCGCGGCGGGCGCGCTCGGCGAGCGACACGACCGTGTCGACGATCCCGTCGGCCGGGGGCACCTTGGCGGTGAACGCGACCGGGATCATCTTCAGCGCGCCGAGGAAGTCCTTGAGCGTGCTGCCGGCCATCGTCGCGCCGAAGGTGCCGCCGAAGATGAGGATGATCGGGGGCAGGAGGAACATCGCGGTCGGGCTCGCGCCCTCGAGGATCGCGCCGAGGCTGATGGCGGCGAAGGCGAGGACGAGCCCTCCGATGGTCGCGGGATCCACGTCACAGCTCCCGTCGGTGGAGGGGGACGACGATGCTGGCGGTCTCGCCGGCTGCCGTCGGGTGGGCGGGGTGCGGCGCCGGGGCCGGGGGCGTGCCCTCGGCCTCCAGCGCGTGGGCCGTCGCGATGACGGAGGCGCGGAAGTCGCGGATGCGCGCGACGACCTCCTCCACCGGCTCGACGACGACGTAGCGGGTGCCGTCGACGAGCGTGAGGACCGTGTCCGGCGTGCCTTCGGCGCGCTGGATCAGGTCGGGGTTCACGGCGAAGGCCGGCCCGTTGAGGCGGGTCAGCACGATCACGTTTCTCTGTCCGTCCTTGGGTGGGGTCGCGAGGGCCGTTCCGTCGGCCCCGTGTCGCGTCGGTCGGGTGCGGCCCGGTCCGCCGTGCCCCGCGCGAGCGGGCGGCGGACTGGTCCGTCAGTGGGGTATCGGCGCGTCCGGTCGGGTGCTTGACGTCGCCCGAACGGGTGGTCCTGGCCCTCGGGAAGCGCTCTCCCGAGCGCAGGCGCCCTCCTGCGCCGAGGGGCGGGCCGCCGGACCCTCGTCCGGCGACCCGCCCCTCGGCGGCGTACGGCGCGTCAGCGCTTGAGGTTGACCAGGTCCTGGAGCATCTCGTCGGAGCTGGTGATGACGCGCGAGTTCGCCTGGAAGCCGCGCTGGGCGACGATGAGGTTCGTGAACTCCTGGGCGAGGTCCACGTTGCTCATCTCGAGCATGCCCGAGGTCATGAGGCCGCGGCCGCCGGTGCCGGCCTCGCCGACGAGGGCGACGCCGGAGTTCACAGTGCTGCGGTAGAGCGAGCCGCCGACCTTCTCCAGGCCGGGCGGGTTGTTGAAGTTGGCGAGGGCGACCTGGCCCAGCGCCTGCTTCAGGCCGTTGGAGAAGACGCCCATGAGGGTGCCGTCGGGGGCCATCGTGTACGAGTTCAGCGTGCCCATGGCGCCGCCGTCCTGCGAGGTGGCGGCGATGGTGGTCTGCCCGCCGAAGGCCGTGATGCGGCTGAGGTCGACGGTGATGTCGCCCCAGTTCGCGGCGACGGTCGTCGAGGCCTCGCTGGTGAGGCGGCCGCGCTCGTCGAAGGTCATGCTGAACGCCGGGCCGCCGGTGTTGGGCTGCACGGACCAGGTGCTGGCGTCGACCTGGGTGAAGGTGAAGCCGAGCTCGACCTTGTTGCCGAGGTCGTCGTACGCCTCGATCGACCGGAAGAGCGGCTTGCCGGCGGCGCCGTCGGCCGGCAGGTTGCCGCTGAGCCCGGCGTTGGCCGTCGGCTTCGGCGGCAGGATCGTGTCGACCGGCAGCTTGATCTCGCCCAGCGGGCCGTTCGGGTTGATCTCGCCGTCGCGGGCCGTCCAGCCCATGACGAGCCCGCCGTCGGGGTTGATGAGGCGGCCGTTGGTGTCGAAGTTGAACGACCCGGCGCGGGTGAAGAGGTCCTCGTTGCCCTTGCGGACCACGAAGAAGCCGTCGCCCTCGATGCGCAGGTCGGTGGCGCTGCCGGTGGCCTGCGCCGAGCCCTGCGCGAAGTTCGTCGTGATGCCCGCGACGCGCACGCCGAGGCCGATCTGCGCGGGGTTGGTGCCGCCGATGCCCTCCTGCGGGGCGCCGGCCGCGCGGACGAGCTGGCTCAGGGTGTCCTGGAAGACCGTGGTGCTGGACTTGAAGCCCGCGGTGTTGACGTTGGCGATGTTGTTGCCGGTCACGTCCATCATGACCTGGTGCGAGCGCAGGCCGCTGATGCCGGAGAACAGCGAACGGAGCATGGGGGTCCTCTCGAGGTGGTGCGGGTCGGTGGGGGTGGCGCGCGTCAGCCGGCGGTGCGGACTTCCTTCACCGCACCGACGGCGACATCCGTGTCACCGACGCGCAGGGTGGGCCCGGTGGCCGCGAACTTGAGGCCGGTGACGAGGCCCGTGGCCTCGTTGCCGTCGGCGCCGACGTAGGTCACGGTGCGACCCAGGAAGGCGCTTCCCGCCATGGCGCTCTGCGTGGCCAGCAGCTCCGCCGTCGTCTTCGCCATCTCCTCGAGCTTCTCGACCTGCGTGAAGGAGGCCGTCTGCTGCATGAAGGTGGAGCTGTCGGTCGGCTTGCTCGGGTCCTGGTACTTCAGCTGGGCGACGAGGAGCTTGAGGAACGCGTCCTTGCCGAGCTCGTTGCTCCCCGTCGTGGTGGTCGAGGGCGTGCGGGCCTTCAGCATCGCCTCGGCGACGGTCTGGCTGACCCCGGTGACGGAGCTGGTGTCGGGCATGCGTCCCTCTCAGACGTGCAGGTCGATCCCGCGGCTGCGGGACCCGTCGGGCCTGTAGGTGGTCTCGGCCGGTACGGCCCCGGGCTGGAGCCCCGCGGACCACCCGGTGCGGCGGGCCCAGCGCGCAGCGGCGTCGCCGCCGGGGCGCTCCTGCCCGCCGGGCGCTCCCGAGCCGGCCCGGGACCCGTCGCCGGCGTCGCGGCCCTCCCGGCCCTCACGGCCCTCACGGCCGGCGGGGGCGTCCTGGGTGGATACGTCGAGCCGGCCGGCGCGGACGCCGGCCTCGTCGAGCGCGCGCCGGAGGTCCGGCAGCGCCTGGCGCAGCAGGTCGCGGCTGGCGTCGCCGGTGCCCTGCAGGGCGACCCCGACCTCGCCCGCGCGCACCTCGACGACCACCCGGACGGGGCCGAGGTCGTCGGGGGCGAGGACGAGGGTCATGGTGTGCGTGCCGTCGGTCCCCCTCCGGTGCGCGGCGAGCACGCCGGGCGCGAGCTGGGCCGCGGTGCCGGCGGGCGTGCCGGGCGCGGGCCGCGGCGCGCCCGCGTCGGCCCCGTGGGCGGGGTCGAGGGCGCGCGCGTCCGCGGCGAGCACGGTGGCGCGGGCGGCGCCCGCCGCGTCGGCCAGCGGCGCGGGCGCGTCGGCCGCCGGGTCGGCCGCGAGGGCCGTCCTGTCGGCGTCGGCGGCACCGGCCGCCAGGGCGTCGAGCAGCAGCGCGGCCGCCGCGTCGTCCGCGCCCGTCGTCGTCGCGCCGGCGTCCGTGGTCGACGGTGCCGCGGGGGCAGCGCCGCCGGCCGTCGGGGCGGCCCCTGCGGCCGGGGCCGCGGGGACGGTCGGGCCCGCGGCACCCGTGGCGCCGGCGGCTCCGTCGGCTCCGTCGGCTCCGTCGGCTCCGTCGGCTCCGGGTCCGCCGGGGAGCGCGCCCGCCCGGGGGTCAGTGCCCTGGCCGGGCGCCCCCTGGCCGGGCGTCCCCTGGTCCGCGTCCCCCTGGCCCGCGCTCCCCTGGCCCGCGCTGCCCTGGCCCGTGGCGTCCTGGCCCGCGCCGCCCGCCTGGGGGGCACCCTCAGGAGGCGTGGGCGCGGCCGGGGCGGTGGCCCCCTGCTCGGGGGTGCCGGTGGCGTCGGCGGCCGTACCGCTGGTGGCGTCGGCGGCCGAGCCGGCCGAGCCGGCCGAGCCGGCCGAGCCGGCCGCGGCCCCGGCGGCGCCGTGCGCGGGCGCGTCCGCCGTGCCGGCGGCGGGCGGCGGCACGTGGACCTGCTGGCCGGAGGGGACCGCCGTGGGCTGCAGCGCCGGTGCGCCGGGCACGGTGGGCGTCGTGGTCGACGGACCGGTCTGCGGCGCCGCCTGCGCCGCCTGCGCCGCCTGCGCGGTCTGCGCCGCCTGCGCGGTCTGCGCGGTCTGCGCGGTCTGCGCCGCCTGCGCGCCCGTCGCGCCGGCCACCGCCGCGGGCGGACCGGCGGCCGCGGCCACCGCCGGGTCCGCGGCGGGGGTCTGCGCGGTGACGGGCTGCGCCGCGACCCCGGTCGCCCCGGTCACGTCGGACGGGGCGTCCTCGCCCGCGGGCGTCCCGGGACGGTCGGCGGGCCCGGCCGTGCCGGGACCGCCCGCGGCGACGGCCCCGTCGGCCGCGGCCCCGCGCGCCCCGGGGCCGCGGCCCTCGTCGTCCGGGCGGTGCGCGGCACCGAGGCCGAGCCGGCCCTGCGTGGCCCGCGCGACCGCGGGGTCGGGGGCGCGCTCGACGGGGCCCGCGTGACGCTCCACGTGGTGGTCGACGGGGTGGTCGGCAGGGCGCGCCGCGCGGCGGGTGCGGGCGGCCGTACCGGTCGGGTCGTCGTGGGCGCGCCGCGCCGCAGGCTCGGGGGCCGGCTCGGGCCGGCGCCCGGACGTGCGCCCGGACGTGCGCTCGGGGGTGCGGGCACCGGGGGCGTCGGCGCGGCGCGGGCCGCCCCGGTCCTGGCCCTCGCCCTGCGGGCGCTCGCGGTGCTGGACGCCGGCGGCCGCGCAGTCCCCCGCGAGCGACGCGACGACGGCGGCGAAGTCGGCGCCGCGGCCCGTGCCGCGCGGGGCCCGCGACGTGCCTGCGGCCGCGGGACCGTGCGCCGCGGCGGCGACGGGGGCGTACGTCATCGGGAGCCGCCGTAGGCGGCCATGACCTTGCGCACGTAGCTCTGCGTCTCCTCGTACGGCGGGATGCCGTCGTACTTGCGGACGGCACCCGGGCCGGCGTTGTAGGCGGCGAGCGCGAGCTCGGTCGAGCCGAAGCTGCGCAGGTGGCTCTTGAGGAGTCGGGCGGCACCGTCCACGGCTTGAGCCGGGTCCATCGGGTCGACGCCGAGCTCGCGGGCGGTGCCCGGCATGATCTGCATGAGGCCGCGGGCGCCGGCCGGGCTCACGGCGTCCGCGCGGTAGCTCGACTCGGTGCGCGCGACGGCCGAGAGCAGGCGCGCGGGCACCCCGTGCTCGGCGGAGGCGGCGTTGAAGAGGTCGGCGTACGGCCCGGTGGCCGCGCCGCCGGACGGGCGGGCGGCGGAGGAGCCCGCGGCCGGGGCGTCGGGCAGGACCCGGCGCACCGCCGACGGCGTCTCCCAGACCTTGGCGACCTCGACGTCCTTGCCGGTGCGCGGCGCGTGGATCATCTTCCCGTCGCCGATGTAGATGCCGACGTGGTGCACGGGGCTGCCGAAGAAGACGAGGTCGCCGGGGCGGGCGTCGGACAGGCCGTCGACGCGCCGCCCGGCGCGCGCCTGGTCGCGGCTCACCCGCGGCACGTCGATGCCGAAGCGCTCGTACACGACCTGCACGAGGCCGGAGCAGTCCAGGCCGCCCTCGGAGAGCGACTCGCCGCCCCACACGTACGGCACCCCGAGGTACGTGCGCGCCTCGGCGACGACCTCCGCGCCGCTGGTGCCGCTGGTGCCGCTGGTGCCGCTGGTGCTGCCCGTGCCGCCGCTGCGCGGGGCGCCGGGGGCGGCGCCGGCCGCGCCGGCGGCCGAGGGGTCGGTGAGGGAGGCGGCCGGGTCGGTGAGGGTGGCCGTCGGGCCGGCGAGCGCCGCGGTCCCCGCCGTGGAGCGCGTCGCGAGCTGCGTGCTCGCGGTCCGCAGCTCGGAGGCGAACGCCTGCCCGGTGGGGACGCCGGAGGGCGCGCCGAAGCGCGCCTGGATCGCCGCGATGCGGCTCTGGACGTCGAGGATCGCGCTCGGGCTCACCAGGTCTCCCGGGTCCGTCGGTGGTGGTCCGCTCCGGTGCGGTCGTCGACCGCGAGCTGCTCGCGCCGCTCCTGCTCGGCACGCAGGGCGGCGGCCTGCCGCTCCGCGAGCCGCTCCACGCCGCGACGGGCGGCGCGGGCCTCGGCCCAGGCGCCGAGGCGCTCGGAGACGACGCCGTCGGCCTCGCCGACGAGCGCGCGCGCCGCGGCCGCCTCGGCCGCCAGGGAGGTGCGCGCCGCCATGATCCCGGCCCAGTGGGCGGATCCGGTGGCGGTCACGGGGCTCTCCAGGCGGTCCTCGAAGCGGCGCAGGGTCGCGCGCGCCTTCTCGGCCTCGGCGCGTGCGAGGGCTACCTCGGCACTCGCGACCTCCTCCTGGACCTTGCGCACCCGCAGGACCGCGGCGAGGGCGTTGCGGCGCGGCATCAGGCACCTCCGGCGACGAGGGCGTGCAGGGCGTCCCACGCCTCGGCGGCGCCGGTGCTCTCCCCGAGGCCCTGGCGCAGGAAGCCGTCGACGGCGGGGCCGAGCTCGCGGGCCCGGTCGACGGCGGGGTTGCTGCCGGGGACGTACGCCCCGATCTCGATGAGCTCCTTGGCGTCCCGGTGCGCGGCGAGGAGCCGGCGCAGCTCGGTGGCCGCGGCCTTCTGGTCCGGCGTCGTGACCGCCCCCGCGACGCGCGAGACCGACTCGAGCACGTCGATGCTGGGGAAGTGCCCCGCGGTCGCCAGCGCCCGGGTGAGCGTGACGTGCCCGTCGAGGATCGAGCGGGCGGTGTCGCCGATCGGCTCGTTGTGGTCGTCGCCCTCGACGAGGACGGTGTAGATGCCCGTGATGGAGCCGCGCTCGCCCGGCCCCGCCCGCTCGAGCAGGCGCGGCAGCAGGGCGAAGACGCTCGGCGGGTAGCCGCGGGTCGCCGGCGGCTCCCCCGCCGACAGGCCCACCTCGCGCTGCGCCATGGCGGTGCGCGTCAGCGAGTCCATCATGAGGACGACGTCGCGGCCCTCGTCGCGGAAGTGCTCCGCGATGCGGGTGGCGACGAAGGCGGCGCGCAGGCGGACCATCGGCGGCTCGTCGCTCGTGGCGACGACGACGACCGAGCGGGCCAGCCCCTCCGGGCCGAGGTCGTTCTCCAGGAACTCGCGCACCTCGCGGCCGCGCTCGCCGACGAGGCAGACGACGTTGATGCTCGCCTCGCTGCCGCGGGCGATCATCGACAGGAGCGAGGACTTGCCGACGCCGGAGCCGGCGAAGATGCCGATGCGCTGGCCGCGCCCGAGCGGGACGAGGGTGTCGAGGGCCCGTACGCCCACCGACAGCGGCGCGTCGACGCGTTGGCGGCGCAGCGGGTTGGGCGCGGTGGCGTCGACGCGGACCCGGGGGACCCCGTCGAGCGGCGGGCCGCCGTCGATGGGGCGGCCCAGGCCGTCCAGCACGCGCCCGCGCAGGGCCTCGCCCACGGGGACGAGCAGCGGGGCGCCCGTGGGCAGCACCGGCAGGCCCGCGCGGATGCCGTGCGTGGACCCGATGGGCATGCACTGCAGCTCGCGCGGCCCGACGGCCACGACCTCGGCGGAG encodes:
- a CDS encoding NlpC/P60 family protein; the protein is MSPSAILDVQSRIAAIQARFGAPSGVPTGQAFASELRTASTQLATRSTAGTAALAGPTATLTDPAASLTDPSAAGAAGAAPGAPRSGGTGSTSGTSGTSGTSGAEVVAEARTYLGVPYVWGGESLSEGGLDCSGLVQVVYERFGIDVPRVSRDQARAGRRVDGLSDARPGDLVFFGSPVHHVGIYIGDGKMIHAPRTGKDVEVAKVWETPSAVRRVLPDAPAAGSSAARPSGGAATGPYADLFNAASAEHGVPARLLSAVARTESSYRADAVSPAGARGLMQIMPGTARELGVDPMDPAQAVDGAARLLKSHLRSFGSTELALAAYNAGPGAVRKYDGIPPYEETQSYVRKVMAAYGGSR
- a CDS encoding FliI/YscN family ATPase, with the protein product MSVPTALRLPAAALAAARPRVTGEVTSIVGLTVSVAGVEAAVGDLVEIARDGDACVSAEVVAVGPRELQCMPIGSTHGIRAGLPVLPTGAPLLVPVGEALRGRVLDGLGRPIDGGPPLDGVPRVRVDATAPNPLRRQRVDAPLSVGVRALDTLVPLGRGQRIGIFAGSGVGKSSLLSMIARGSEASINVVCLVGERGREVREFLENDLGPEGLARSVVVVATSDEPPMVRLRAAFVATRIAEHFRDEGRDVVLMMDSLTRTAMAQREVGLSAGEPPATRGYPPSVFALLPRLLERAGPGERGSITGIYTVLVEGDDHNEPIGDTARSILDGHVTLTRALATAGHFPSIDVLESVSRVAGAVTTPDQKAAATELRRLLAAHRDAKELIEIGAYVPGSNPAVDRARELGPAVDGFLRQGLGESTGAAEAWDALHALVAGGA
- a CDS encoding flagellar FliJ family protein — translated: MPRRNALAAVLRVRKVQEEVASAEVALARAEAEKARATLRRFEDRLESPVTATGSAHWAGIMAARTSLAAEAAAARALVGEADGVVSERLGAWAEARAARRGVERLAERQAAALRAEQERREQLAVDDRTGADHHRRTRETW